The Desulfuromonas sp. TF nucleotide sequence CCGGGCGACTGGCCCACGGGACCGGGGCACGGCGGCGGTATGATGTAACCATTTCCGCAGCAAAGACGATCGGGCTCCCCTTCAAACCGGCCCTCGAAAAGCCCCGTCTGTTTAAGGACGGGGCTTTATACTGGATATTCGTCCTCCATCTTGACCCCGCCGCCCCCTCGGGTAACTTGTTAGCGAACGGACATCGCAAGGAGGAGCCCATGAGAGAGGAAGATCGGCTCAGGTACCTGAAAATCGCCCTGGTCGTCATCGGCGTCATCTTCATCGCCGGGATCTACCTGATGATGAACGTGGTCTGGCCGGAGGGGTGGGGGTGGACGCCGCGCCAGTACGAATACGAGCAGATGATCATGGGGGTTTACGCCGTGCTCGGGGTGTTCCTGATCCGGGCCGCCCGGGATCCCCTGGCCCACGCAAGCCTGATCTGGTTCACCGTCTGGTCGAGCATCGTCCATGCCGGCATCATGCTGGTGCAGGCCCTCGTCGACGAGACGGAGCGGGCGAACCTGCTGGGCGACGTACCGGCCCTGTTCCTGGTGGCGGCCGTGCTGTGGGTGCTCATGCCGCGAAAGGGGAAGGCGTGATTCGGCCCTAAATCCTTGACAAGAGAGGGGGATTGGCTTAGCTTAAATGCGATTGATGTGTTTTTGTTGAGGGTGGGGTTGTGATGTTTGAGAGGGAAAGAGTTAATGGATGAGAACCGCCATGCTGGCTTTGCGCCGGCTGGCGGTTTTCCTTTTTTGAATTAAAATCTTCTTGACGCAAGTAATCCATTGGATTAGTTTTTGGGGAGGGGGAATGATTACTGTTGCCGAGACCTCCGAATACGCCAGGCGGGCCGGAAAGCTTTTTTCAGAAAACGAGCGGACCGAGCTGATTTTCTACCTTGCCGCTCATCCGGAAGCGGGCGACGTCATGGAAGGGACAGGCGGAGTGCGGAAGCTCCGCTGGCGGCGGCAGGGGAAGGGGAAAAGTGGCGGAGCCCGGGTGATCTATTTCTACCACAGCGACCGAATGCCCCTCTATCTTCTGACCATCTACGGGAAGAACGAAAAGGACAACCTCTCCGCAGCCGAGAGGAACGAACTGGCCAAGCTGACAAAGCTGCTGGCGAAAACGGCGTGGAGAACCGATGGAGGAAATAAATGAGCGATCTTTTTGAAAGCATAAAGCGCGGACTGGAAGAGGCCGTCGCTCACCGGAAAGGGGAGAAAACCGGCGTGCGGCTTTTCGTCCCCGAAGAGGTGGATGTCAAGAAGGTGCGGGAAAAGACCGGGCTGACGCAGGAACAGTTCGCCGCGACGTTCGGCATCAGCCTTGGAACACTGCGTCATTGGGAAAGAGGCGACCGCAAGCCGCACGGCCCGGCGCTCGTCCTTCTCAATGCGGTCGCCAAGGAACCCGGTACTCTTCTTCGGATATTAACAGGGGACAAGAGCCGGAGTGCGTGAGGAGGCGGCAGTAAATCAAGAGATCGAGAGGTCCAATGTCCCGACCTAACCTCTCTCCTCTACGTGAGTTATTCAACTTTTTAAGAACGTCCGCAACCGCCCGACTTACAATGTGGCGGGATGCAAGAGTAAAGACTTAACCCCTTTGTTCCCCGCTCCTGCTGCAACCCGGTCTCTTAGCTTAGCAGCCCCCTTCGCGTCCTTCGCGGCTTCGCGTGAAAAATTGATCTTCGGTTTATCTTCCCAAAAGCGGATGTCTCGATTCGGGCCTAAATTCTTGACAGGAGAGGGGGGTTAGCGTAGCTTAAGCGCATTTATTGTGTTTTGTTAAGGGTGGGGTTGTGATGTTTGAGAGGGAAAGAGTGAATGGATGAGAACCGCCATGCCGGCTGCGCCGGCTGGCGGTTTTTTCGTACAAATATGCGCGACAGTATTTTATATCAGGAAAAGTGGGCCGTATTCGCAGCCATTATGCCCCAGGCATCTGGAACGGAATGAACAGAAACTCTGCCTTGATCGTGTTCCTGTTCCTGCTGAGCCCGGTCTTCTTTTACGGGTGCGGTCCGGATACATACGGTCTGGCTTTCCCTCTCAAGGACCGGTCCGGGAGCATTCATTATCTGATCATCGGCGCCGGGGTGGTGACCGTCCCGAAGAACCATCACGAGACCGCCGTGCTGGCCACCAGGAGTCATGCATTGGGCGTTGTCGTATCCGACCAACCGGGCGTCAAGATGGGGGTCGGCTATTTATCGAGCCAGGTCCTTGCCGTACCAGAAGGAGCGGAGGATGTGCGGGTCGAGATCTTCAGGGCTCCGGGCGGGCCTATTATCGTGGATACCCAGAGGGCAACTCTCGAATCGGAGAAAAGGGAGGGTGAGAATGAAGAAAAACCATAGTTTGATTGCGGCCGGATCGGGCACCCTGGCGCTGGCGCTGATCCTTGCCGGGATGCTTATCCAGGGCTGCGCCCGGCAGGGCTATTCCGTCCTCGCCTCCACAGGGACGCTGATCGGGGTGGAGATTTCCCAGAATCCCGCGTCCCAGGCTCCCCAGGCGAAGCTGGGGTACAACCGCGCCGAACTGGCCTTTGTGCCGACCAACAGGGCCGCTGGAGAAAATCCCGGCAATACCCATCATGGAGCCCGGGATTCGGCCAATGTGATCATGGAACTCAAGTATGCAGGGATTTTCGACTGGGGGTCTAACTCGGGCATTTACCAGAGACTCGCGGTCGGGGACTTGGCGGTTCAGCAACCGGGGGCGGCGGCGATGTTCATCAGGAAGGGCGACGGCACGGTCGATGACGAGGCGGTCAAGGCCCTCGAGGCTCTGAAGGGGATCAGCGAGCCGGATATATCCGTGGAAAAATCGAAAAAAACTCTCAGTGAAAAGTACCTGGCCTTCAAGTCCGCAAACAATACCGCGGCGGTTGCTGACTTTGACAAGGCGGCCAAGGACCTTGGACGCGGCTATAACTCTTTCGGGGCTTTCTCCATCGATCCCAAAGCGACCGCCGCGGATGTCGAGAAGGTGAAGAAGGCTCTGGAAGCGCAAGGGTATTCATTCTGATTCATTGATCAGAAAGGAAGCGGGACATGACAGAAGTGAGACGAATTGACATCAGTACTGTGGACGACCTCGATGAAGCAATCAAAAGTATTTGCGTAAACATGGCGGCAGGAGGATACCGACTGGCATCTTCCTTTGCCTACCAGACACAATTGATTCTGATTTTCCAGACTGATCTCCATTAAAACTCACCGACGGCTCGACGCTGACGCAGGCCTGACATGTCAATGTGGGTGATGGTTAAGGATTTGGGGAGAGTTGGAGGCGATACAGGATGGCCAAGAACATCGTCATCTGCTGTGACGGAACAGGGAACGAATACAAGGAACCGTCCACCAACGTCCTCAAGCTCTACACCATGCTCCCCCGAGCCGGTAACGAGCGGGACCGCTCAGACCAGATCACCTATTACGATCCGGGGGTCGGGACCCTCAGCCTGCCCTTCGCGCTCACCCGGGTGGGGAGGGCCGTAACCAAGGCGCTCGGTCTCGGGTTCGGGCTCGGTATCACACGGGATATCAGCGACGCATATCAATTCCTGATGGAGACCTACGAACCCGGAGATAAGGTCTACCTCTTCGGGTTCAGTCGGGGCGCCTATACCGTCCGGGCCGTGGCCGCGATTCTCTATAAGTGCGGCCTTCTGCGTCCCGGCCGGGAGAACATGCTCCCCTATGCGCTGAAAATATTCAAGCACGAGCGCAATCCACGCATCTACGTCGGCTTCAAGCGCACCTTTTCGCGCCACTGCCCGATTCATTTCATGGGCCTTTGGGACACGGTGAAGTCGGTCGGCTGGATCTACGATCCCCTCACCCTCCAGTTCACCATGAACAATCCGACCGTCGGCGTCGTGCGGCAAGCGATCGCCATCGACGAACGGCGCTGCTTCTACCGCCAGAACCTGTGGAGCGAGCCCTCCAAGGGGCAGGACGTGAAGCAGGTCTGGTTCGCCGGCGCACATGCCGATGTGGGGGGCGGTTACAGCGAAATAAATAGCGGCCTATCTAAGATCGCTCTCAAATGGATGGTCGACGAGGCGATGCCGCACGGTCTGCTCATCGACCGTGAAGCCTACGACCGCATCCTCCGAACAGAGGTTTCCGGGCATCTGCGGGAGAAGGTCCGCAGCAACGTAGAGGAGAAGATCTTCCAGCATCCCCCAGATTACAGGGGGATGCTGCACCGGTCGCTTAAGAGGCTCTGGTGGATTCCGGAGTTCATTCCGAAGCTTTACAAGGATGAGGCGAACAATTTCAGGAAGAGTTGGAAGATACCCCTCGGACAGCGACGCAGGATCAAGGAGGGGGTGACGCTGCACGTTACGGTACAGCAGCGGCTGGATGACGGCGGGCTGGATTAGGTATGTTGGCGGGACGCTGGTAAGTTATGTAACTTATTCCCGCCCGCACCCTGGCAAAAGAGGCTTACAGGTCGATTTAACAAGCTTCTCCGCCCACTCCAACCCAACCTCATCGAACCACCTCTCTGCCGGAATTTTTGGTTTGCCTTCCGGTCCTTTTGCGGGTACGATTAGGTACTTAAAAAGGTACCGAAAGGAGTCTTAAAATGAACGCCATTCCGGCCCAGGAACTCAAGCGGCGGGGGATCGCCGCGGTGGACGATATCATCGACAAGGGCGATGTCCATGTGATCCGCAACAATCAGCCGCAGTACGTGGTGCTTTCGGAGGAACGCTACCAGGAACTGGTCGCCGACGCGCAGGAGGCCTACCTGGCGCGGGTGCGGGCCTCGCTGGAGGACGTCAAGGCGGGGCGGGTGCAGAAGTTCGCGACGGCCGAGGACCTGCTCAAGGCGCTCGATGCCGACGAGCCGGCCTGATGTTTACAATCACCACCCCGCAGCAGTTTCTGCGGCAGGTGCGTAAGTTCTTCAAGAAACATCCCGACCTGAAGCCGCGTTTCGCCAAGGTGCTGGCCGACCTGCAACGCGACCCCTCTCAGCATCATCTCGAACTCCACCCCCTGACCGGCAAGCTCGCCGGTTGCCATGCTGTCAGTCTCACCTACAGCTATCGCATCACTCTGACCTTGTACATTACCGAACAGGAGATCGTTCTGCTCGACATCGGCAGCCATGATGAGGTGTATCGGTGAGTGAGGTGTGGGCATCTTCTCTCACACCGCCATCTTGAACAGCAGGTAACGGCCGATCCAGTTCTTGGCGAACTGGAAGGCCGTCCGGCCGCAGCGCTTGGTCTTGTCGTGGGACCATTTGATGGCGGCCTGCTCCAGCTCCTTGCTCCAGGGGATCTCCACCTCCCGCATTCCGGCCTCCCTCTCGACGCACAGGCGCACGGCATCGAGGTAGCGGTCCTGGGAGAATACGTGGAAGGGGACCCAGAGGCCGAAACGGTCCGAGAGGGAGACCTTCTCCTCCATCGCCTCGCTCTGCTGCAGCTCCCCCTTGACGTACTTGCCGCCGAGGTGGTCCGACTCGTACTCGGGAAGCAGGTGCCGACGGTTGGAGGTCACGTAGATGAGGACGTTTTCGGGGGCCGAGTAGACCGACCCGTCCAGAGCGCTCTTGAGCATCTTGTAGCCGAGTTCGCCGACCTCGAAGGTGAGATCGTCGCACAGCAGGATGAAACGGTAGGGCTGGTCCTCGATGGCGGAGAAGATCTCCGAGAGATAGACCAGATCCTCCTTCTCGACCTGGATGACGCGCAGCCCCTTGGGTCCGAATTCGTTGAGAAGGGCTTTGACCAGGGACGATTTGCCGGTGCCGCGCGAGCCCCAGAGCAGGGCGTTGTTGGCCGGCAGACCGACAAGGAACTGGCGGGTGTTATTGACCATGATCTCCTTCTGTTCCTCGACGCCGAGCAGTTCATCAAGCGTGGTGGTGTCGGTCACCTTGACCGACTCGAGGAAACCGGAAAAAGAGTGCCGGCGCCAGTTGGCGGCATGGCAGGTGGCCCAGTCGATGGGGGCGACGGCCTTGGGGAGCAATACCTCGACGGAACTGAGCACGCGCTCGAGCCGCGCGACAACTTCGGGTTTCAGGTTGATCATGTTTTCCATCCTCCTACTAAAAACGATTTCCCATGAATTCGGGCTAACTGTTTGAAAAAACGGCGGAAAAATTGAACCGCCTTGTATACGCCATCGACCGCCTGCCTGTCAAACCAAAAACCAACCGGCCTATCCGCAGATGAACGCAGATATACACAGATAAAGGCCTGTAAGCATATTCACATCCGATTTTATCTGCGTAAAT carries:
- a CDS encoding DUF6632 domain-containing protein, with the protein product MREEDRLRYLKIALVVIGVIFIAGIYLMMNVVWPEGWGWTPRQYEYEQMIMGVYAVLGVFLIRAARDPLAHASLIWFTVWSSIVHAGIMLVQALVDETERANLLGDVPALFLVAAVLWVLMPRKGKA
- a CDS encoding type II toxin-antitoxin system RelE/ParE family toxin: MITVAETSEYARRAGKLFSENERTELIFYLAAHPEAGDVMEGTGGVRKLRWRRQGKGKSGGARVIYFYHSDRMPLYLLTIYGKNEKDNLSAAERNELAKLTKLLAKTAWRTDGGNK
- a CDS encoding DNA-binding transcriptional regulator produces the protein MSDLFESIKRGLEEAVAHRKGEKTGVRLFVPEEVDVKKVREKTGLTQEQFAATFGISLGTLRHWERGDRKPHGPALVLLNAVAKEPGTLLRILTGDKSRSA
- a CDS encoding DUF2235 domain-containing protein, encoding MAKNIVICCDGTGNEYKEPSTNVLKLYTMLPRAGNERDRSDQITYYDPGVGTLSLPFALTRVGRAVTKALGLGFGLGITRDISDAYQFLMETYEPGDKVYLFGFSRGAYTVRAVAAILYKCGLLRPGRENMLPYALKIFKHERNPRIYVGFKRTFSRHCPIHFMGLWDTVKSVGWIYDPLTLQFTMNNPTVGVVRQAIAIDERRCFYRQNLWSEPSKGQDVKQVWFAGAHADVGGGYSEINSGLSKIALKWMVDEAMPHGLLIDREAYDRILRTEVSGHLREKVRSNVEEKIFQHPPDYRGMLHRSLKRLWWIPEFIPKLYKDEANNFRKSWKIPLGQRRRIKEGVTLHVTVQQRLDDGGLD
- a CDS encoding type II toxin-antitoxin system Phd/YefM family antitoxin, whose amino-acid sequence is MNAIPAQELKRRGIAAVDDIIDKGDVHVIRNNQPQYVVLSEERYQELVADAQEAYLARVRASLEDVKAGRVQKFATAEDLLKALDADEPA
- a CDS encoding type II toxin-antitoxin system mRNA interferase toxin, RelE/StbE family, whose product is MFTITTPQQFLRQVRKFFKKHPDLKPRFAKVLADLQRDPSQHHLELHPLTGKLAGCHAVSLTYSYRITLTLYITEQEIVLLDIGSHDEVYR
- a CDS encoding ATP-binding protein; the protein is MINLKPEVVARLERVLSSVEVLLPKAVAPIDWATCHAANWRRHSFSGFLESVKVTDTTTLDELLGVEEQKEIMVNNTRQFLVGLPANNALLWGSRGTGKSSLVKALLNEFGPKGLRVIQVEKEDLVYLSEIFSAIEDQPYRFILLCDDLTFEVGELGYKMLKSALDGSVYSAPENVLIYVTSNRRHLLPEYESDHLGGKYVKGELQQSEAMEEKVSLSDRFGLWVPFHVFSQDRYLDAVRLCVEREAGMREVEIPWSKELEQAAIKWSHDKTKRCGRTAFQFAKNWIGRYLLFKMAV